The following proteins are encoded in a genomic region of Galbibacter sp. BG1:
- the rplT gene encoding 50S ribosomal protein L20, translating into MPRSVNSVASRARRKKVMKQAKGYYGRRKNVWTVAKNAVEKAMSYSYRDRRNKKRTFRALWITRINAGARLHGLSYSQFMGKVKAADIELNRKVLADLAMNHPEAFKAIVEKVK; encoded by the coding sequence ATGCCAAGATCAGTAAATTCAGTAGCTTCACGCGCAAGAAGAAAAAAAGTGATGAAGCAAGCAAAAGGCTACTACGGTAGACGTAAAAACGTTTGGACAGTTGCCAAAAATGCGGTTGAGAAAGCCATGTCTTACTCATACAGAGACCGTAGAAATAAGAAAAGAACATTCCGCGCTTTGTGGATTACTCGTATTAATGCGGGTGCTAGACTACACGGATTGTCTTACTCTCAGTTTATGGGGAAAGTAAAAGCTGCAGACATCGAATTAAACCGCAAGGTTTTAGCCGATTTAGCGATGAACCACCCAGAGGCTTTTAAAGCAATTGTTGAGAAAGTAAAATAA
- the thrS gene encoding threonine--tRNA ligase, with protein MIKITLPDGSVKEFEKNSTPMDVAKSISEGLARNVISANFNGTKVETVTPLTTDGSLTLYTWNDDEGKQAFWHSTSHIMAQALEELYPGVKLTIGPSIDNGFYYDVDLGEHTISEKDFPAIEAKMLEIARGKHDYKMRAVTKTEALDFYKKQGNEFKVELIENLEDGTITFCDHDTFTDLCRGGHIPNTGIVKAIKLLSVAGAYWRGDENKPQLTRIYGISFPKQKDLKEYLELLEEAKKRDHRKLGKELELFTFSQKVGQGLPLWLPKGAALRERLENFLKKAQKKAGYEQVVSPHIGQKELYVTSGHYAKYGEDSFQPIRTPKMDEEFLLKPMNCPHHCEIYNARPWSYKELPKRYAEFGTVYRYEQSGELHGLTRVRGFTQDDAHIFCTPDQLDEEFKKVIDLVLYVFGSLGFENFTAQVSLRDPENPDKYLGSDANWEKAENAILSAAKEKGLNFVVETGEAAFYGPKLDFMVKDALGRSWQLGTIQVDYNLPERFDLNYKGSDDKLHRPVMIHRAPFGSMERFIAILLEHTAGNFPLWLMPEQAIILSISEKYEKYAEKVLNLLENDEIRALVDNRNETIGKKIRDAEMKKIPYMLIVGEQEEKDGTISVRKHGEGDLGTITINEFSDLINSEINRTLKKF; from the coding sequence ATGATTAAGATTACTTTACCCGACGGATCGGTTAAGGAGTTCGAAAAAAATTCAACTCCTATGGATGTGGCTAAAAGCATTAGTGAGGGATTGGCCCGTAATGTAATATCCGCAAATTTTAATGGTACCAAAGTAGAAACGGTTACCCCATTAACCACCGACGGGAGTCTAACCTTATATACCTGGAACGACGATGAGGGAAAACAGGCCTTTTGGCATTCTACTTCCCACATTATGGCGCAAGCTTTAGAAGAACTATATCCGGGCGTAAAGCTTACCATTGGCCCATCTATAGATAATGGTTTTTATTATGATGTTGATTTAGGGGAGCACACTATTTCTGAAAAAGATTTTCCAGCCATAGAGGCAAAAATGTTGGAAATTGCGCGTGGAAAACATGATTATAAGATGCGTGCTGTTACCAAAACCGAAGCACTCGATTTCTATAAAAAACAAGGCAACGAATTCAAGGTTGAACTTATAGAAAACCTTGAAGATGGTACGATTACCTTTTGCGACCACGATACGTTTACGGATCTTTGTCGCGGAGGGCACATTCCTAATACAGGAATTGTAAAAGCCATTAAATTACTTTCGGTAGCTGGCGCATATTGGCGTGGAGACGAGAACAAACCGCAGCTTACCCGTATTTATGGGATTTCCTTTCCGAAGCAAAAGGATTTAAAAGAATATCTAGAGCTTTTAGAAGAAGCAAAAAAACGGGATCATAGAAAATTGGGGAAAGAGTTAGAACTCTTTACTTTTTCTCAAAAAGTCGGACAAGGTTTGCCACTTTGGTTACCAAAAGGAGCTGCCCTGAGGGAGCGCTTGGAGAATTTTTTAAAGAAAGCACAGAAAAAAGCGGGTTACGAGCAGGTGGTATCACCGCATATCGGTCAAAAAGAATTATATGTTACTTCGGGGCATTACGCCAAATACGGAGAAGATAGTTTTCAACCAATCCGCACCCCTAAAATGGATGAGGAGTTTTTGTTGAAACCTATGAATTGTCCGCATCACTGTGAGATATACAATGCCCGCCCTTGGAGTTATAAGGAATTACCAAAACGTTATGCTGAATTTGGAACGGTTTACCGTTATGAGCAGAGTGGTGAATTACATGGATTAACAAGGGTTCGAGGTTTTACTCAAGATGATGCCCATATTTTCTGCACACCCGATCAGTTGGATGAAGAATTCAAAAAGGTAATTGACCTTGTGCTGTATGTTTTTGGATCTTTAGGGTTCGAAAATTTCACGGCACAGGTATCGCTAAGGGATCCTGAAAATCCCGACAAATACCTTGGTAGTGACGCCAATTGGGAAAAAGCAGAAAATGCCATACTTTCCGCAGCAAAAGAAAAAGGACTAAATTTTGTTGTAGAGACTGGGGAAGCAGCATTTTACGGTCCGAAATTGGACTTTATGGTAAAAGATGCCCTCGGAAGAAGTTGGCAGTTGGGAACTATTCAGGTAGACTACAATTTACCGGAGCGGTTCGATTTAAATTACAAAGGCAGCGACGATAAGTTGCACAGACCTGTTATGATACACCGTGCGCCATTTGGTAGTATGGAACGTTTTATCGCTATTCTTTTAGAGCACACAGCAGGGAATTTTCCATTGTGGCTCATGCCTGAGCAGGCTATTATATTGTCTATCAGTGAGAAATATGAAAAATATGCCGAAAAAGTTTTAAATTTATTGGAAAATGACGAAATTCGCGCCCTCGTAGATAATAGAAACGAGACAATTGGCAAGAAAATACGAGATGCTGAAATGAAAAAAATCCCGTATATGCTTATTGTAGGGGAACAAGAAGAAAAAGATGGTACCATTTCTGTAAGGAAACACGGTGAAGGCGACCTAGGTACTATTACAATAAATGAGTTCTCAGATTTGATAAATTCAGAAATCAATCGTACATTAAAGAAGTTTTAA
- a CDS encoding outer membrane beta-barrel protein — MKKIATIIFLCSLGFGATAQEIQMKSITSLNYSIGVPTGNLNDFISRISGSGFSIDYKRMVAPNIYLGGEFGYNYFSEEKDYDTYTDETASISGIQTRYNTSVPITLTADYVFTDNSQFKPYIGLGIGTVYNNREVDLGLLTSAVDTWFFTLKPEAGIIYNLSSYTGIKVSSRYYQTFNNKDLDAHSYFAFDIGFVFMSF; from the coding sequence ATGAAAAAGATAGCAACAATTATATTCTTGTGCTCCCTTGGTTTTGGGGCAACAGCACAGGAAATACAAATGAAATCGATAACAAGTTTAAATTATAGCATTGGAGTCCCAACCGGAAATCTAAATGATTTTATTTCCCGAATTAGCGGAAGCGGGTTCTCTATTGACTATAAACGTATGGTAGCACCCAATATTTATTTGGGGGGAGAATTTGGTTACAACTATTTTAGCGAAGAAAAGGATTATGATACCTATACTGATGAAACGGCATCCATAAGCGGTATACAAACACGCTATAATACAAGTGTACCCATTACTTTAACGGCAGATTATGTTTTTACCGACAATAGTCAATTTAAACCCTATATAGGGCTTGGTATTGGTACAGTATACAATAACCGGGAAGTCGATCTGGGCTTACTCACATCTGCTGTAGATACTTGGTTTTTTACGTTGAAACCAGAAGCAGGAATTATTTACAATTTAAGTTCCTATACTGGAATAAAGGTAAGTTCCAGATATTACCAAACCTTTAACAACAAGGATTTAGATGCCCACTCCTATTTCGCTTTTGATATAGGCTTTGTGTTTATGTCTTTTTAG
- the rpmI gene encoding 50S ribosomal protein L35, with translation MPKMKTKSSAKKRFKLTGTGKIKRKHAFKSHILTKKSKKRKLALTHSGLVDKADENSIKEQLRLK, from the coding sequence ATGCCTAAAATGAAAACTAAATCCAGTGCTAAGAAGCGTTTTAAGCTTACTGGTACCGGTAAAATTAAAAGAAAGCACGCTTTTAAGAGTCACATCTTAACAAAGAAGTCTAAAAAGCGTAAGCTAGCGCTAACTCATTCTGGTTTAGTAGATAAAGCAGATGAGAATAGCATCAAAGAACAATTACGTTTAAAGTAA
- the infC gene encoding translation initiation factor IF-3, translating to MRLVGDNVEMDVYPTKVALAKAEELGLDLVEISPNAKPPVCKVMDYKKFLYEQKKREKAMKAKASKVVVKEIRFGPNTDDHDYEFKKKHAEKFLKEGAKLKAYVFFKGRSIVYKDKGEILLLKLASELEDIGKVEQMPKLEGKRMTMFIAPKKTK from the coding sequence GTGAGACTGGTAGGAGACAACGTTGAGATGGATGTGTACCCAACCAAAGTGGCTTTAGCGAAGGCTGAAGAATTAGGTTTGGATCTTGTTGAGATTTCACCAAATGCCAAGCCTCCTGTTTGTAAAGTAATGGACTATAAAAAGTTCTTGTACGAGCAGAAAAAGAGAGAGAAGGCAATGAAGGCGAAAGCCTCTAAAGTGGTTGTAAAGGAAATCCGTTTCGGTCCAAATACAGACGATCACGATTACGAGTTTAAAAAGAAACATGCCGAAAAGTTCTTGAAAGAAGGTGCAAAGCTTAAGGCTTACGTATTCTTTAAAGGGCGTTCGATTGTTTATAAGGATAAAGGAGAGATTTTGTTGCTTAAATTAGCATCAGAATTAGAAGATATTGGTAAGGTAGAACAAATGCCAAAGTTGGAAGGGAAGCGTATGACAATGTTTATCGCTCCTAAAAAGACCAAGTAA
- a CDS encoding IS30 family transposase produces the protein MKKYKQLTIHQRYQIEALLETEISKSEIAIIIGVDPCTVYRELSRNIAKRGKTAGSYIAKNAQRRADNRHKMKPKKLQLTEQLKERIAGLLRYEKWSPELISKRLAIEEETCVSHETIYQWIWSVKKSKKKADAKYAKLYKDLKHGSRRQKRGNAKDKRGAIKNRVGIDQRPDVLDHRERIGDIEVDLMMGSNHRSALLVMTDRATLVTMMEKLSGKEAGEVYEKMEKRLTNFSSSWVKTLTFDNGKEFAQHQKIGRLLNAKTYFTRPYTSQDKGTVENRIGVIRRFFPKKTDLRKVSEKRIKEVERLLNYRPIRKFNYQNPIEVLRNKCFALMG, from the coding sequence ATGAAAAAATACAAACAATTGACCATCCACCAAAGGTATCAAATTGAAGCCTTATTGGAAACAGAAATCAGTAAAAGTGAAATAGCTATAATTATCGGGGTCGACCCCTGTACCGTTTACAGGGAGTTATCTAGGAACATTGCCAAACGGGGAAAGACCGCTGGCAGCTATATAGCCAAAAATGCACAGCGAAGAGCAGATAACAGGCATAAAATGAAGCCCAAGAAATTACAGCTCACGGAACAGTTGAAAGAGCGTATCGCGGGTTTGCTCCGTTATGAAAAGTGGAGTCCAGAACTTATAAGCAAACGCTTAGCTATTGAAGAGGAAACCTGTGTGAGCCACGAGACAATATACCAGTGGATATGGAGCGTTAAGAAGAGCAAGAAAAAGGCAGATGCTAAATACGCTAAACTCTACAAAGATCTCAAGCATGGTAGCAGGAGGCAAAAGAGAGGGAACGCCAAGGATAAGCGGGGAGCCATTAAAAACCGTGTAGGAATTGACCAGCGCCCAGATGTGCTGGACCACCGTGAGCGTATAGGCGATATTGAAGTAGACCTGATGATGGGAAGCAATCACAGATCGGCTCTTTTGGTAATGACAGACAGGGCCACATTGGTAACGATGATGGAAAAACTAAGTGGGAAAGAAGCTGGGGAGGTATATGAAAAAATGGAGAAGAGGCTCACCAACTTCAGTTCATCTTGGGTGAAGACCTTGACCTTCGATAACGGAAAGGAGTTTGCACAGCATCAAAAAATAGGAAGGCTCCTCAACGCAAAAACATACTTTACCAGACCTTATACATCACAGGATAAAGGAACCGTAGAGAATAGAATAGGTGTGATAAGAAGATTTTTTCCGAAGAAAACAGACCTGAGAAAAGTCTCAGAAAAAAGAATAAAAGAAGTTGAAAGATTACTAAATTACAGACCGATTAGAAAATTTAATTACCAAAACCCAATTGAAGTCCTAAGAAACAAATGTTTTGCACTTATGGGTTGA
- a CDS encoding DUF4136 domain-containing protein: MKKMNLFRLGYLILGSLLVLSCAEDGPDYVDELDVVYTNYNADFDFGTTNTYAIPDNVVKIDDADFPLAEGEEPEFIDPVYGDVILSAIADNMNDRGWTQVDKDNNPDVIILPTAMSTLNLYYYYDWGYWGWWGYPGYGPGWGWWYPGYYPPYVSGYRSGTVVLQMTYPDGIGIDDTIPVIWTSAINGLFEGSTASIQDRIQNTVDQAFTQSPYLTK, encoded by the coding sequence ATGAAAAAAATGAACTTGTTTCGTTTGGGATATCTCATTTTGGGATCCTTATTAGTTCTAAGTTGTGCAGAAGACGGTCCCGATTACGTAGATGAATTGGATGTTGTTTATACGAACTACAATGCCGATTTCGATTTTGGTACAACTAATACTTACGCTATCCCAGATAATGTGGTAAAGATAGACGATGCCGATTTCCCCTTGGCGGAAGGAGAAGAACCCGAATTTATAGACCCCGTTTATGGTGATGTTATTTTAAGTGCCATCGCAGACAATATGAATGATAGAGGTTGGACACAGGTTGATAAAGATAATAACCCAGATGTTATTATTTTGCCAACGGCCATGTCTACTTTAAATCTCTATTATTATTACGATTGGGGCTACTGGGGATGGTGGGGCTACCCAGGTTATGGCCCTGGATGGGGCTGGTGGTATCCGGGTTATTACCCTCCTTACGTAAGTGGTTACCGATCTGGAACGGTAGTCTTGCAAATGACCTACCCAGATGGAATTGGCATAGACGATACAATTCCAGTTATTTGGACTTCAGCTATAAATGGCTTGTTTGAAGGAAGTACTGCTTCCATCCAAGATAGGATACAGAATACTGTAGACCAGGCATTTACTCAATCACCATATTTAACCAAATAA